In Gemmatimonadales bacterium, a genomic segment contains:
- a CDS encoding response regulator, producing the protein MVDDDAGVRNALHTLLRSMGFEAVTFGSAEAFLAERSCEDIDCLIVDLHLPGMNGVALVQELADCGTPLPAILITAHADPDSLKLIRQIAPTPHLTKPFSDAQLSEALRRVLVA; encoded by the coding sequence GTGGTCGATGACGACGCCGGCGTGCGCAACGCGTTGCACACGCTGCTGCGGTCGATGGGTTTCGAGGCCGTGACGTTCGGCTCCGCCGAGGCGTTCCTCGCCGAGAGGAGCTGCGAAGACATAGACTGCCTGATCGTCGACCTTCACCTGCCGGGGATGAATGGCGTCGCGCTCGTGCAGGAGCTTGCGGACTGCGGCACCCCTTTGCCCGCGATCCTCATCACCGCGCACGCCGATCCGGACTCCCTGAAGCTGATCCGCCAGATCGCCCCGACGCCGCACTTGACGAAGCCTTTCAGCGACGCCCAGCTCTCCGAAGCCCTTCGCCGCGTTCTCGTCGCCTGA